Proteins found in one Mesorhizobium sp. CAU 1732 genomic segment:
- a CDS encoding D-alanyl-D-alanine carboxypeptidase family protein — translation MKLSQLFRAVVACLVVLVGGVGIAHAQLFETKAKQGFMIDAETGTVLFSKDPDTPFPPASLAKLMTMEVVFNAIKSGRLTMNDEFVVSENAWRTGGAMSGGSTMFAELKSSIRLEDLIQGVIVQSANDGCIIIAEGMAGSEENFAVLMTERARELGLTKSVFKNATGLPAEGQVVTPRELVQLASHIWRTYPEFYKFYGQLDFTWNKILQRNRNPLLRMNIGADGLKTGFTEESGYGIVGSVDRDGKRVFVALSGMESDAQRAEEARKILDWGMRAFRKTDLFAAGETVGEAKTYGGEKSSVALRADGPIAIFVPITNQDRLIARIVYDGPVVAPIEEGTRIGTLKVWIGDMMSQETPLYAAESIGTGRIHRRAMDAVEELLVGWMR, via the coding sequence ATGAAGCTGTCTCAACTGTTTCGCGCGGTGGTTGCGTGTCTCGTCGTTCTCGTGGGCGGCGTGGGCATTGCGCATGCCCAGCTTTTCGAGACGAAGGCCAAACAGGGGTTCATGATCGACGCCGAGACCGGCACGGTTCTGTTCTCCAAGGACCCCGACACACCGTTTCCCCCAGCGTCGCTCGCCAAGCTGATGACGATGGAGGTTGTCTTCAATGCGATCAAGTCCGGTCGCCTGACCATGAACGACGAATTCGTGGTGTCCGAAAACGCGTGGCGGACCGGCGGCGCGATGTCGGGCGGCTCCACGATGTTTGCCGAGCTCAAGTCCTCGATCCGCCTCGAAGACCTCATTCAGGGTGTCATCGTGCAGTCGGCTAACGATGGCTGCATCATCATCGCGGAGGGCATGGCAGGCTCGGAGGAGAATTTCGCGGTGCTGATGACCGAGCGCGCTCGCGAGCTCGGCCTGACAAAATCCGTGTTCAAGAACGCGACCGGTCTGCCCGCGGAGGGCCAGGTGGTGACGCCCCGCGAACTCGTCCAGCTCGCATCGCATATCTGGCGCACCTATCCCGAATTCTACAAATTCTACGGCCAGCTCGATTTCACCTGGAACAAGATCCTGCAGCGCAATCGCAATCCGCTGCTGCGCATGAACATCGGTGCCGACGGCCTCAAGACCGGTTTTACGGAAGAGTCCGGATACGGCATTGTGGGATCGGTCGACCGGGACGGCAAGCGCGTCTTCGTGGCGTTGAGCGGCATGGAGAGCGACGCGCAGCGCGCGGAAGAAGCGCGCAAGATCCTGGACTGGGGCATGCGAGCCTTCCGTAAGACCGATCTCTTCGCGGCAGGTGAAACCGTCGGTGAAGCCAAGACCTATGGCGGCGAAAAGTCGAGCGTCGCACTGCGCGCGGACGGCCCGATCGCGATCTTCGTGCCCATTACGAACCAGGACCGGCTGATTGCGAGGATCGTATATGACGGCCCGGTGGTCGCCCCAATCGAGGAAGGCACACGCATCGGAACGCTGAAAGTCTGGATAGGCGACATGATGAGCCAGGAAACGCCGCTCTACGCGGCCGAAAGCATCGGAACCGGACGGATACACCGGCGCGCGATGGATGCTGTCGAGGAACTTCTGGTCGGGTGGATGCGATAG
- a CDS encoding TatD family hydrolase: MLVDSHCHLDFPDFAEERDAIVTRALQAGVKRMVTISTRVRRFEQILAIAEAYPDVFCSVGTHPHNAAEELDVTADELISLSQHPKVVAIGEAGLDYFYDHAPRDAQARGIRTHIAAARATGLPLVIHSRDADDDMASILSDETGKGAFPFILHCFSSGAALAETGVALGGYVSFSGILTFKKSEALRDIARTVPLDRLLVETDAPYLAPMPHRGKRNEPSFVVETARVLAETLRIPEARIAEATTENVFRLFTKMPRPQSDA, from the coding sequence ATGCTCGTAGACAGCCACTGCCATCTTGATTTTCCCGACTTCGCGGAAGAGCGCGATGCCATCGTCACGCGCGCCTTGCAGGCGGGCGTGAAACGGATGGTGACGATCTCGACGCGGGTACGGCGGTTCGAACAGATTCTGGCCATTGCGGAAGCCTACCCGGACGTTTTCTGTTCCGTCGGCACGCACCCGCACAACGCGGCCGAAGAACTCGACGTCACCGCGGATGAACTGATCTCGCTGTCGCAGCATCCAAAGGTGGTTGCGATCGGCGAGGCGGGCCTCGACTATTTCTACGATCACGCGCCACGCGACGCGCAGGCGAGGGGGATTCGGACACACATCGCAGCCGCGCGCGCGACCGGACTGCCCCTGGTGATTCATTCGCGCGACGCAGACGACGACATGGCATCGATCTTGAGCGATGAAACAGGGAAGGGCGCCTTCCCCTTCATTCTGCATTGCTTTTCGTCCGGCGCGGCGCTGGCAGAGACCGGCGTGGCGCTTGGCGGATACGTGTCGTTCTCCGGCATCCTGACCTTCAAGAAATCAGAAGCGCTACGCGACATCGCACGAACCGTACCGCTCGACCGGCTTCTGGTCGAAACGGACGCACCCTACCTTGCGCCCATGCCGCACCGCGGCAAGCGCAACGAACCGTCCTTCGTCGTGGAAACCGCGCGCGTGCTGGCTGAAACGCTTCGCATCCCGGAAGCGCGGATCGCCGAAGCAACGACAGAGAACGTCTTTCGTCTCTTCACCAAGATGCCGCGGCCGCAAAGCGATGCCTGA
- the tmk gene encoding dTMP kinase — protein sequence MSRGIFITFEGGEGAGKSTQIRTLASALEEIGRDVLVTREPGGSPGAEAVRHVLLSGAAEPFGPGMEAVLFAAARSDHVEQVIRPAVERGAIVLSDRFLDSSRVYQGVTGNLEPDFMRTLEKVAIHGMTPDLTIILDLDPEEGLRRASARRGDEIADRYEKETLAVHRRRREAFLDIAAAEPERCVVVDASMPPDEVAAAIADAAYAVISRVGDEAGQEVGQ from the coding sequence GTGTCGCGCGGTATTTTCATCACGTTCGAAGGCGGCGAGGGGGCGGGCAAGTCCACCCAGATTCGCACGCTCGCCTCGGCACTGGAGGAGATCGGTCGCGACGTGCTGGTGACGCGCGAGCCCGGCGGTTCTCCCGGTGCCGAGGCTGTGAGGCACGTGCTTCTGTCAGGCGCCGCCGAGCCCTTTGGACCGGGCATGGAGGCAGTGCTGTTCGCCGCCGCCCGCTCCGATCATGTCGAGCAGGTGATACGGCCGGCGGTCGAGCGCGGCGCGATCGTGCTCTCCGATCGCTTTCTCGATTCCAGCCGCGTCTACCAGGGCGTTACCGGCAATCTCGAACCGGACTTCATGCGCACGCTTGAAAAGGTCGCCATCCACGGGATGACGCCGGATTTGACGATCATCCTCGATCTCGACCCTGAAGAGGGCCTTCGCCGCGCATCGGCACGCCGCGGGGACGAGATTGCGGATCGCTATGAAAAGGAAACGCTCGCCGTTCATCGCAGGCGGCGAGAGGCGTTTCTCGACATCGCCGCAGCGGAACCGGAACGCTGCGTCGTGGTCGATGCGAGCATGCCCCCCGACGAGGTTGCCGCAGCCATAGCGGACGCGGCATACGCCGTGATTTCACGTGTCGGCGACGAGGCGGGACAGGAGGTTGGGCAATGA
- a CDS encoding DNA polymerase III subunit delta': MTFVRLAPEQFDTIPEIAEPAENPVLVGHDEAATQLATAYRSGKLHHALLLAGPPGIGKATLAFHIAHHLLSNPDASIAPETLQPMDATSPLFRQVAQGSHPAVLHLTRPMNDKTKAFKSVVTVDEIRRVTRFLSMTSHNGAYRIAIVDPADDMNVNAANALLKNLEEPPPRTLFILIAHSLGSLLPTIRSRCQLIKLKPLEDAALVNVLANLDAEMPDDAGQRAELARRAGGSVRDALLMTQFGGLDITDAMTRVVIAGRFDVQQAWRVAEAVSGRDATIQFDIFNQAALDMIAGWAREAAAAGQLDAAAAHADLWREADRLVNETNTYNLDKKQHVNGMLRRMWQALAG, from the coding sequence ATGACATTTGTCCGCCTCGCGCCCGAACAGTTCGATACGATTCCCGAAATCGCGGAGCCCGCCGAAAACCCCGTGCTGGTCGGACATGACGAGGCGGCGACGCAACTTGCGACCGCTTACCGGTCTGGAAAACTCCATCACGCCTTGCTGCTCGCAGGCCCTCCCGGGATCGGCAAGGCGACGCTGGCGTTCCATATCGCCCATCATCTCCTCTCCAATCCCGATGCATCCATCGCCCCGGAAACGCTCCAGCCGATGGATGCCACGTCGCCGCTCTTCAGGCAGGTGGCTCAGGGTTCGCATCCGGCAGTGCTGCATCTGACGCGGCCGATGAACGACAAGACGAAGGCGTTCAAGTCGGTCGTCACGGTCGATGAAATCCGCAGGGTCACGCGCTTCCTGTCGATGACATCGCACAACGGCGCCTATCGCATCGCGATCGTCGATCCCGCCGACGACATGAACGTCAATGCGGCGAACGCACTCCTGAAAAACCTGGAGGAGCCGCCGCCGCGCACGCTTTTCATTCTGATCGCTCATTCGCTGGGCAGCCTGTTGCCGACGATCCGTTCGCGCTGCCAGTTGATCAAGTTGAAGCCGCTCGAGGATGCAGCACTCGTGAACGTGCTCGCGAACCTTGACGCCGAGATGCCCGACGATGCCGGACAGCGGGCGGAACTCGCCAGGCGGGCGGGCGGCAGCGTGCGCGATGCTTTGCTGATGACGCAATTCGGCGGTCTGGACATAACGGACGCGATGACGCGGGTCGTGATCGCGGGTCGTTTCGACGTGCAGCAGGCTTGGCGCGTTGCAGAGGCGGTGAGTGGCCGCGATGCGACCATCCAATTCGACATCTTCAACCAGGCGGCGCTCGACATGATCGCCGGATGGGCCCGCGAGGCAGCGGCGGCCGGGCAACTGGATGCCGCGGCCGCGCACGCGGATTTGTGGCGCGAGGCGGATCGACTGGTGAACGAGACGAACACCTACAACCTCGACAAGAAGCAGCATGTGAACGGCATGCTGCGCCGAATGTGGCAGGCGCTGGCAGGCTAG
- the metG gene encoding methionine--tRNA ligase: MPSERFYITTAISYPNGKPHIGHAYELLATDALARFQRLDGKQVYFLTGTDEHGIKMLQTARKEGIAPRELADRNAAEFQRMADALNASNDDFIRTTEARHHAASQAIWTAMAANDDIYKGGYSGWYSVRDEAYFDEDETELRDDGVRYGPQGAPVEWVEEESYFFRLSAYQDRLLKLYEEQPDFVGPNERRNEIVNFVKSGLKDLSISRTTFDWGVPVPGDEKHVMYVWVDALTNYMTGVGYPDENNALWDFWPADLHVIGKDITRFHSIYWPAFLMSAGIPLPKRVFAHGFLFNRGEKMSKSVGNVVDPFTMIEHYGLDQMRYFFLREVPFGQDGNYSHEAIVNRTNADLANDLGNLAQRSLSMIAKNCEGKVPARGELVEADIAILGMATDALAASRKAMGSQAIHQALAAVFAVVAEANRYFAGQEPWALKKTDPARMETVLWTTAETIRRIAILCQPYIPQSSAKLLDLLAVDASARSFRHVGDEHALASGGPLPAPQPVFPRYVEAEGATQ, translated from the coding sequence ATGCCCAGCGAACGCTTTTACATCACGACCGCGATCTCCTATCCAAACGGCAAGCCCCATATCGGTCATGCCTATGAATTGTTGGCAACCGACGCCTTGGCGCGGTTCCAGCGGCTCGACGGCAAGCAGGTCTATTTCCTCACGGGCACGGACGAACACGGCATCAAGATGCTGCAGACGGCCCGCAAGGAAGGCATTGCGCCGCGCGAGCTTGCCGACAGAAACGCGGCTGAGTTCCAGCGGATGGCCGATGCGCTGAATGCGTCGAACGATGATTTCATTCGCACCACCGAAGCGCGTCACCACGCAGCCTCGCAGGCGATATGGACCGCGATGGCGGCGAATGACGACATCTACAAGGGCGGCTATTCGGGCTGGTACTCGGTACGTGACGAGGCCTATTTCGACGAAGACGAAACGGAGCTTCGCGACGACGGCGTCCGCTATGGCCCGCAGGGCGCGCCTGTCGAGTGGGTGGAGGAAGAGAGCTACTTCTTCCGCCTGTCCGCCTATCAGGATCGGCTCCTGAAGCTGTACGAAGAACAGCCCGATTTCGTCGGCCCCAACGAGCGGCGTAACGAGATCGTCAACTTCGTGAAGTCTGGGCTGAAGGACCTTTCCATCTCCAGAACGACGTTCGACTGGGGCGTTCCCGTGCCGGGCGATGAAAAGCATGTCATGTATGTGTGGGTCGATGCCCTCACAAACTACATGACCGGCGTCGGGTATCCCGATGAAAACAATGCGCTTTGGGACTTCTGGCCTGCCGATTTGCACGTCATCGGCAAGGACATAACGCGCTTCCATTCGATCTACTGGCCGGCCTTCCTGATGTCGGCTGGCATACCGCTGCCCAAGCGTGTCTTTGCGCATGGCTTCCTGTTCAATCGCGGGGAGAAGATGTCGAAATCGGTCGGCAACGTCGTCGACCCGTTTACGATGATCGAGCATTACGGCCTCGACCAGATGCGCTATTTCTTCCTTCGCGAGGTTCCGTTCGGCCAGGACGGAAACTACAGCCATGAGGCGATCGTCAACCGGACAAATGCCGATCTTGCCAATGATCTCGGCAATCTCGCGCAGCGTTCGCTGTCGATGATCGCCAAGAATTGTGAGGGCAAGGTGCCGGCGCGCGGCGAACTCGTGGAAGCCGATATCGCCATTCTTGGCATGGCGACCGATGCACTCGCGGCCAGCCGAAAGGCGATGGGATCACAGGCGATCCACCAGGCGCTTGCCGCCGTCTTTGCCGTGGTCGCGGAAGCCAATCGCTACTTTGCGGGGCAGGAGCCTTGGGCGCTGAAGAAGACCGATCCGGCGCGCATGGAGACGGTGTTGTGGACGACGGCTGAAACGATCCGGCGGATTGCCATTCTGTGCCAGCCCTACATTCCGCAATCGTCGGCGAAGTTGCTCGATCTTCTTGCGGTCGACGCCAGCGCGCGGAGCTTCAGGCATGTCGGAGACGAGCACGCGCTTGCCAGCGGTGGACCGTTGCCGGCACCGCAGCCCGTCTTCCCGCGCTATGTCGAGGCGGAAGGCGCGACCCAGTAG